The following coding sequences lie in one Terriglobia bacterium genomic window:
- a CDS encoding DUF4861 domain-containing protein: MARIIATLLIGLSFMAAAGPAAAASSSATVMVKNPIDLARSSETIVLDAAELRRILGVKDVRRVHVRDARSAQDLLVQAVDLNDDGTFDQLLFQTDIGPSETRKFVLTVGEVQIAAREQFKAYGRFVRERRDDFAWENDRIAHRMYGAALETWAQEPLTSSAVDVWTKRTRKLVINDWYMVDDYHHDHGEGADLYSAGSSRGCGGDGLWAGGRLYPSANFRDTRVLANGPIRVMFELVYPAWQAGGVRVSMVKRITLDAGQNLDRFESHYTVESGSGDLAEAIGIRKTPAVQLAFSRDQGTLRAWEALQGDDGQLGCAVIVDPASVIGNTVDIKNYLVTAKMPPDKVAVYYAGFGWNKSGDFKGPEEWDRYVAQFATRLRSPLQVSLAAQ; encoded by the coding sequence ATGGCCCGCATCATCGCCACATTGCTGATCGGCCTCAGCTTCATGGCTGCCGCGGGCCCCGCCGCTGCCGCTTCCTCATCGGCCACGGTCATGGTGAAGAACCCCATTGATCTCGCTCGATCCTCGGAGACTATTGTCTTGGACGCTGCCGAGCTGCGTCGAATTCTCGGCGTCAAAGACGTACGTCGGGTCCATGTGCGCGATGCCCGCTCCGCGCAGGACCTGCTCGTTCAAGCCGTCGACCTCAACGACGACGGAACGTTCGACCAACTTCTGTTCCAGACCGACATCGGGCCGTCGGAGACGCGGAAGTTTGTCCTCACGGTTGGTGAAGTCCAGATCGCCGCCCGTGAGCAGTTCAAGGCCTACGGCCGCTTCGTTCGAGAACGCCGCGACGACTTCGCCTGGGAAAACGATCGCATCGCTCACCGCATGTACGGCGCGGCGCTGGAGACTTGGGCCCAGGAACCGCTGACCAGCAGTGCGGTGGATGTGTGGACGAAGCGGACCCGCAAGCTGGTGATCAACGATTGGTACATGGTGGACGACTATCACCACGACCACGGTGAGGGCGCAGACCTGTACTCTGCCGGCAGCAGCCGCGGTTGCGGCGGAGACGGCCTTTGGGCCGGTGGACGCCTCTATCCCTCGGCCAACTTCCGCGATACTCGCGTGCTCGCCAACGGGCCCATCCGCGTGATGTTCGAGCTGGTGTACCCGGCATGGCAGGCGGGCGGCGTCCGAGTTTCCATGGTGAAGCGAATCACGCTCGATGCGGGCCAGAACCTTGATCGCTTTGAAAGCCACTACACCGTGGAGAGTGGCTCGGGCGATCTCGCCGAAGCTATCGGCATCAGGAAGACGCCGGCGGTTCAACTGGCTTTTTCGCGGGACCAGGGCACGCTCCGTGCCTGGGAAGCCCTGCAGGGCGATGATGGTCAACTGGGCTGCGCTGTCATCGTCGATCCCGCCAGCGTGATCGGCAACACAGTAGACATCAAGAACTACCTCGTGACCGCGAAAATGCCGCCCGACAAAGTCGCCGTCTATTACGCCGGCTTTGGCTGGAATAAAAGTGGCGACTTCAAAGGCCCCGAAGAGTGGGACCGCTACGTTGCCCAGTTCGCAACTCGCCTGCGCTCGCCGCTTCAGGTGTCACTGGCGGCCCAGTAG
- a CDS encoding glycoside hydrolase family 28 protein produces MSDDNPRRGFIRNLAAVAAVTVPVASAYGAEPDPTPAGSRTSLYNILDFGAVPDGKTLCTPAIQAAVDTCAKSGGGKVIVPPGKFLASAIFLKSHVEVEILAGATLLFTTDFGGVPAMQGRWEGIDRTTYAALFTGLDLENVSITGRGVLDGQGEAWWKAFRRDEELRRKLGLEEREPENPPGSLLKWGRPRMINLFRCRNVRIAGISVVDSPSWNVHPVQCNDVVIDGLTITAPWGSPNTDGIDPDSCRNVRIANCYISVGDDCIIIKSGYKYREDGIPCENIAVTNCVFGTGHAGVGIGSETAGGVRNVAISNCLCDGTHRGLRFKTARSRGNVVENVRASNVVMRDVGEAVVVTMFYTGGDLHKSEPVNQGTPRFRNFHFSDIFATNVKKAAVIEGLQEMPIQEVSISNFTVEGAETGIACTNAIGVRFSDVVVNVAKGPVVAADSVHNLDISRATTRKPRSGEPVIRFENVTDAVVQSCTAPEGTGTFLELKGTANRDISLIGNRLSRAAHEVGLVNGASDSAIVKRS; encoded by the coding sequence ATGTCTGACGATAATCCGCGTCGCGGCTTCATCAGGAACCTGGCGGCTGTGGCTGCCGTAACCGTTCCAGTCGCCAGCGCGTACGGTGCTGAACCTGATCCGACTCCGGCGGGTTCGCGCACCTCGCTCTACAACATCCTCGACTTCGGCGCCGTTCCCGACGGCAAGACTCTGTGCACTCCGGCGATCCAGGCGGCTGTGGACACTTGTGCGAAGTCCGGCGGAGGCAAGGTCATCGTGCCGCCCGGGAAGTTTCTCGCCAGCGCAATCTTCCTGAAGAGCCACGTGGAAGTCGAGATTCTGGCGGGCGCGACTCTGCTGTTCACCACCGACTTCGGTGGTGTTCCTGCCATGCAAGGACGCTGGGAAGGGATCGATCGTACAACCTATGCCGCGCTGTTCACCGGGCTTGATCTGGAGAACGTCTCCATCACCGGCCGCGGCGTGCTCGATGGACAGGGCGAAGCCTGGTGGAAAGCCTTCCGCCGGGACGAGGAACTGCGGCGCAAGCTGGGGCTGGAGGAGCGTGAACCGGAAAATCCTCCCGGATCGCTGCTGAAATGGGGCCGCCCGCGGATGATCAACCTGTTCCGCTGCCGCAATGTGCGAATCGCCGGCATCAGCGTCGTCGATTCGCCCTCGTGGAATGTCCACCCGGTGCAGTGCAACGACGTGGTCATCGACGGCCTCACTATCACCGCGCCCTGGGGCTCTCCCAACACCGACGGCATCGATCCCGACTCCTGCCGCAATGTGCGCATCGCGAACTGCTACATCAGCGTGGGCGACGACTGCATCATTATTAAGTCCGGATACAAATACCGGGAGGATGGAATCCCCTGCGAGAACATCGCCGTCACCAATTGCGTCTTTGGCACAGGTCATGCCGGGGTGGGAATCGGCAGCGAAACCGCGGGCGGCGTGAGAAACGTTGCCATCAGTAACTGCCTCTGCGACGGGACCCACCGAGGGCTGCGCTTCAAGACCGCCAGGAGCCGCGGCAACGTGGTGGAAAACGTCCGCGCCTCCAACGTGGTGATGCGCGATGTCGGCGAGGCTGTGGTGGTCACGATGTTCTACACCGGGGGTGACCTGCACAAGTCCGAACCGGTCAACCAGGGTACGCCCCGCTTCCGCAACTTCCATTTCAGCGACATCTTCGCCACCAATGTGAAGAAGGCCGCGGTCATCGAAGGACTGCAGGAGATGCCGATCCAGGAGGTCAGTATCAGCAACTTCACGGTCGAGGGCGCCGAAACCGGCATTGCTTGTACCAACGCAATCGGAGTCAGATTCTCCGATGTCGTAGTGAATGTGGCGAAGGGACCGGTGGTGGCTGCCGATTCAGTTCACAACCTCGACATCAGCAGGGCAACCACGCGCAAGCCAAGGAGCGGCGAACCGGTCATTCGTTTTGAAAATGTCACCGACGCGGTGGTGCAATCGTGCACCGCTCCCGAAGGCACCGGCACTTTCCTGGAACTGAAGGGTACGGCCAATCGCGACATCAGCTTGATCGGCAACCGCTTGAGCCGGGCTGCTCACGAAGTCGGCCTGGTCAATGGCGCCAGCGACAGCGCCATCGTCAAGCGAAGCTGA
- a CDS encoding FadR family transcriptional regulator — protein MASSSPMHTPQRGNGKATWKGSAEQVVSFVRHLIERGQLCPGDRLSAERDLALQIGVSRPTVRVGLRALSAMGVVQSRPGSGTYITAGPPSLGTEPLNFQAALHGFTQEQMFEARRILEVGAAGLAAQRARPEAIAKIADEVSNLFAAIDEKELFLVHDMSFHRAVAAASENPIVASLVEMVSTLFYERRKQTARLATDTNLRDAAQMHRLVYQAIRAHDPEAARSAMDKHLLISGQHQAQEQSGTERRSALLPGPGSRSGNERSPRRRKGRQYRGDE, from the coding sequence ATGGCCAGCAGCAGCCCAATGCATACTCCTCAGCGCGGCAACGGCAAGGCGACCTGGAAAGGGAGCGCCGAACAAGTGGTTTCCTTCGTACGCCACTTGATCGAGCGCGGTCAGTTGTGCCCGGGAGACCGTCTGTCGGCCGAGCGGGACCTGGCCCTGCAAATCGGCGTCAGCCGTCCCACGGTTCGCGTCGGCCTACGGGCCTTGTCCGCCATGGGGGTGGTGCAGTCGAGACCTGGTTCGGGAACCTACATCACTGCGGGGCCGCCGAGTTTGGGTACTGAGCCGCTGAATTTTCAGGCGGCGCTGCACGGGTTTACTCAGGAACAAATGTTCGAGGCACGCCGCATTCTCGAGGTTGGCGCAGCGGGATTGGCGGCACAGCGCGCCCGGCCGGAAGCGATCGCCAAAATTGCCGATGAGGTCAGCAATCTGTTTGCGGCGATCGACGAAAAGGAACTTTTCCTGGTCCACGACATGAGTTTCCACCGTGCGGTGGCAGCAGCATCGGAGAATCCGATCGTTGCGTCATTGGTGGAGATGGTCTCCACTCTTTTCTACGAGAGGCGCAAACAGACGGCGAGGCTGGCGACCGATACCAATCTTCGCGATGCAGCCCAGATGCACCGGCTTGTCTATCAGGCGATTCGCGCTCACGATCCCGAAGCCGCACGATCCGCCATGGACAAGCACCTGCTGATATCCGGCCAACATCAGGCGCAAGAGCAATCCGGCACAGAGCGCAGGTCTGCTTTATTGCCAGGGCCTGGTTCGCGTAGCGGGAATGAGCGCTCCCCGCGGAGAAGAAAGGGAAGGCAATATCGAGGCGATGAATAG
- a CDS encoding SDR family oxidoreductase — MNSYEGFIKAFDFTGQTVVITGGAGVLGGEMACALTGCGAQVAILDLNLEPGKALLERMGKRAAQTELFACNVLQVDSLKKAAADVLARFGKIDCLINAAGGNKPQATTSAELKFFDLPTEALRWVFDLNILGTILPCQVFGKIMAEQGHGTILNISSMNAFRPLTRIPAYSAAKAGVSNFTQWLAVHMAQECSPRIRVNAIAPGFFLTEQNRFLLTDRDTGALTARGKSIIAHTPMARFGEAEDLFGAVLWLLSPASAFVTGTVVAVDGGFSAYSGV; from the coding sequence ATGAATAGTTACGAGGGGTTCATCAAAGCTTTTGACTTTACCGGGCAAACGGTGGTGATCACTGGCGGCGCCGGCGTCCTGGGCGGCGAAATGGCGTGCGCCCTGACCGGCTGCGGCGCGCAGGTCGCCATTCTGGACCTCAACCTCGAACCCGGCAAGGCACTCCTGGAGCGAATGGGCAAGCGCGCCGCGCAGACCGAACTGTTTGCCTGCAACGTGCTTCAGGTTGACAGCCTGAAGAAGGCGGCGGCCGACGTCCTGGCCCGTTTCGGAAAGATCGATTGCCTGATCAACGCCGCGGGAGGAAACAAGCCCCAGGCAACCACCAGTGCTGAGCTGAAGTTCTTCGACCTGCCCACCGAAGCGCTGCGCTGGGTTTTCGACTTGAACATTCTCGGAACCATCCTGCCGTGCCAGGTCTTCGGCAAGATCATGGCGGAGCAAGGGCACGGAACCATCCTGAATATTTCCTCGATGAATGCCTTTCGCCCCCTGACTCGCATTCCCGCGTATTCGGCGGCCAAGGCGGGCGTCAGCAACTTCACCCAATGGCTGGCGGTGCACATGGCCCAGGAGTGCTCGCCGCGCATTCGCGTCAACGCCATTGCGCCCGGATTCTTCCTCACAGAACAGAACCGGTTCCTGCTGACGGATCGCGACACCGGCGCATTGACCGCGCGCGGCAAATCGATCATCGCCCACACTCCCATGGCCAGGTTTGGTGAAGCCGAAGATTTGTTTGGCGCCGTGCTGTGGTTGTTGTCGCCCGCGTCCGCGTTCGTTACCGGCACGGTGGTCGCGGTCGACGGTGGTTTCTCAGCCTACAGCGGTGTTTGA
- a CDS encoding lactate racemase domain-containing protein: MTVGRGSAVGYLSADDMRQIVSEAIATAAFDGKRILIIIPDGTRTMPMPEMFVIFRELLRPRTKALDYLVALGTHPPMSDAQLSKLVGQPVVDGKAGDSYVFNHRWENPENFIRLGAIPALDMELITSGLMSQEVPVTLNRLILDYDHLVVCGPVFPHEVVGFSGGNKYFFPGIAGPEIINFTHWLGAVITNYEVIGAGYTPVRAVIDRAAEMIPRPRSCFALVVTHEGVAGLYFGSPQEAWTAASALSARKHIVYVERPFRRVLSIMPEMYDDLWTAAKGMYKIEPAVADGGEVVIYSPGLTEVSYTHGKLIDQIGYHCRDYFMKQWDRFKHFPGGVLAHSTHVKGLGQYDASTGIETPRIKVTLATGIPEERCRRINLGYLNPATVHLDEWRGREDEGVVAIPRAGEILFRLKRATMAAAS; the protein is encoded by the coding sequence ATGACGGTCGGAAGAGGATCTGCCGTTGGATACTTGAGTGCCGATGACATGCGGCAGATCGTTTCCGAGGCGATTGCCACGGCCGCCTTCGATGGCAAACGCATTCTGATCATTATCCCGGATGGGACACGCACCATGCCCATGCCGGAAATGTTTGTAATTTTTCGAGAGCTGCTGCGGCCGCGGACGAAGGCGCTGGACTACCTGGTTGCCTTGGGCACCCATCCTCCCATGAGCGATGCGCAGCTAAGCAAGTTGGTCGGCCAGCCGGTGGTGGATGGGAAGGCAGGCGATTCCTACGTCTTCAACCACCGCTGGGAAAACCCAGAGAACTTTATCCGGCTCGGCGCCATCCCTGCTCTGGATATGGAGCTGATTACCAGCGGCCTCATGTCGCAAGAAGTGCCGGTCACGCTCAACCGGCTGATCCTCGATTACGACCATCTTGTGGTCTGTGGCCCGGTGTTCCCGCACGAAGTGGTCGGGTTCTCGGGCGGCAATAAATACTTTTTCCCGGGCATTGCCGGCCCGGAGATCATCAACTTCACGCACTGGCTGGGCGCCGTGATCACCAACTACGAGGTGATCGGCGCGGGCTACACGCCGGTGCGGGCGGTGATTGATCGCGCCGCCGAAATGATTCCCCGCCCCAGGTCCTGTTTCGCGCTGGTCGTCACCCATGAGGGAGTCGCCGGCTTGTACTTCGGATCTCCCCAGGAGGCGTGGACCGCGGCGTCGGCACTTTCGGCCCGCAAGCACATTGTCTATGTCGAGCGGCCGTTCCGTCGCGTGCTGTCCATCATGCCGGAGATGTACGACGACTTGTGGACCGCGGCCAAAGGCATGTACAAGATCGAGCCTGCGGTTGCCGACGGCGGCGAAGTCGTCATCTACAGTCCGGGCCTTACCGAGGTCAGCTATACCCACGGAAAGCTGATCGATCAGATTGGCTACCACTGCCGCGATTACTTCATGAAGCAGTGGGACCGCTTTAAGCATTTTCCGGGCGGAGTACTGGCGCACTCGACGCACGTCAAAGGCCTCGGCCAGTACGACGCCAGTACTGGGATTGAAACTCCACGCATCAAGGTGACGCTGGCCACCGGTATTCCCGAAGAGCGCTGCCGCCGCATCAACCTGGGATATCTGAACCCGGCAACCGTTCATCTCGACGAGTGGCGTGGTCGCGAGGACGAAGGCGTGGTCGCGATCCCGCGCGCCGGCGAAATCCTGTTCCGGCTCAAGAGAGCGACGATGGCAGCGGCATCGTAG